In Candidatus Binataceae bacterium, the genomic window CCTGGAGCGAGTCGGACGGGCGCAGGCGTGCTACTATCGGGCTACTCGGCCAAGCGAGGACGCGAGCATGTGCAGAAATATCAAGCCGCTTTTCAATTTCGAGCCGCCCGTGACCGACGACGAGATCCACGCCGCGTCGCTGCAGTTCGTGCGCAAGATCACCGGCTTCAACAAGCCGTCGAAAGCCAATGAGCATTCGTTCGAGCACGCCGTCGAGGACATCGCGGCGATCGCGGCGCAACTGTTGAGCTCGCTGCAGACGACGGCGCCTTCGCGCAATCGCGAGGAAGAGGCCGCGAAGGCCAAGGCGCGCGCCGCGGAAAGATTCGGCGCCTAATGCTGATGCGCCTGCAGGGCCGGATGATTCGCCGGTAGCATGCACAGTTCATCGCTGCCAATCAGCAGCGCGCGATTGAATCGCGCGCGCAGATTCTCCAGCCCAATTTCCGCGGTCAGCTCGACAATCTGGCGATCGTCGAAATGACGCCGCAGCTCCTCGAACACCTCGTCGGGAACATCGACCGAGGTCTGCGACATCTCTTCCGCGTACCGCAAGGCTGCGCGCTCGCGCGGCGTGAAGAGCGGGTTCTCGACGTAGTCTGCGATCGCGGCGAGCTTTTCCGCACTTATACCTGCCTGGCTGCCACCGGCAGCGTTGATGTCCATTCAGAAGGGGCAACCGATGAGCTGCGCCGCGCGCAGGCACACCAGTCGCTTGATCGATGCATCGACGATCTTCGATGACTCGAGCGCATTCATAAACAGCGAGTAAAACCAGGTAATGCCGGGCAGGTGAGCCCATACGCGATACGGCGTGAGCATCTTGCCAAAGTGCCGCTTCATCGTCGCCGCGAGCGGTTTCAGGATGAACGGAAATTGATTGTCTTCGAGTCCCTGAATTCGCATGACTTCCTCGCTAGGCCGCACGTAGTGTGCGCGCTGTAGGCTCAGCAGTTGGGCGATAGAGCATGATCGCAAGCGCGATTAGCGCCAGCGTCGGAATGTAGATACCAACTACCTCAGTTGCGGCCGCGTTCCATGTGAGGAGACCCTCGGCATGCGACCACAGGTGGAGCGCGGCGTGCATCGTGCTCGCGATCGCGGCGACTACCACAGCGATTGCATTGCGAAACGGATCGATAGCCGCGGCGATGAGTCCGACTCCAACGCCAAGGAAGAAGGTGCCGCTGTCCATCACGAGATGCATGTTGTAGGGCCCCGTCTCAGGCACGCCTGGCACGAGCTTGAAGAACCACGCCGACGGGAAAAAGAACATCGCGATACCGTTGACGAAGATGATCGCGGCGAGAATCCACAGCAGTGAAGTCATCCATCCGGGCGCGGTTCGATTCATCGGACTCTCCTCGTGATCGTGCGCGTCTCTG contains:
- a CDS encoding DUF2277 domain-containing protein translates to MCRNIKPLFNFEPPVTDDEIHAASLQFVRKITGFNKPSKANEHSFEHAVEDIAAIAAQLLSSLQTTAPSRNREEEAAKAKARAAERFGA